The proteins below are encoded in one region of Colletotrichum lupini chromosome 5, complete sequence:
- a CDS encoding major facilitator superfamily transporter, with protein MGLFQWGEHAVAGRVLASSRSSPRLRGTDMPPLPPVYGVPHRISLVLELEVQVACIGHRGSGPSLPSRGDRGAAPYGSTLLVLSSPPPLLQLFLIIQVPTRYSCSSVVTCGLCGGGSDTILIKNLDYPPIQPSLAFSPAAEACARLDVDHQTTGQLCFWHLLPATDKTRHIYKANMSVDEKNPQDFESSAASSDSRADTGNIDAAWKFLNDHRDAGTDTSSVDMKALRRKIDWRLVPLMFLCYTMQFLDKVILNVSPSTWSSKISLPTTTSLSSSSCLSGVLAFYAAVMGLSKDLKLVGNEFSNIATFLFVGLLCFEVPNSKPYPILFPISPEEKQEKRDSNDVETLETLGGRWRNSNVGETRIIKTRIMSIYFLQMVPAAKWLGLNVILWGTATACGAAAHNYQSLLVSRVFLGIFEATIGPSLMLISAQWYTKSEQAPRFSFWYLGLGLGQILGGAISYSFQHIAPGAGLAGWRIMFVVLGCLTVTIGICTVLFVPDTPMQARWLSDTEKVALLKHVSVNQTGIESRKFRPKQILEALMDPQMYLMVVAVVLLSVSSGVVTTYSATLIRNLGYDSKHAALMNMPSGVVSIFFTLLVGYGIRHTSNRWAWIVACIIPAIIGGALMSFLPVSNRSGCLAGIYLVNAVVAPLTVFYAVSTPPSREMFASQKTVDYMWTAANFGGATKRAFAAAIVSGSFSLGNIIGPQTFQAKDAPEYRPAKIAVMGTQAGCAVVTLALYAYYRYENKRRGAIKQSEDAYMAPENWQSMTDKENKSMHRAHKVPSSYHVFTDDYTLRRPWDSFLVSDELGLTRRYKRHSFSAYMPVTVSGYIYLANGRFRLALRPMLCLPVHPRWTGRGNADWTAYGATVHQVRSYLSCGSLGNLPPTYRRSVKRKEGKKGDKGENPKIHRRSVLTANSNKPSQTQGLYGKGPRDLGLKTHRLPKEWYSPSLLGQIATLASRVYYDI; from the exons ATGGGCCTCTTTCAATGGGGTGAACACGCCGTAGCAGGCCGGGTTCTGGCTTCATCTAGATCCAGTCCTCGCCTGAGAGGTACGGATATGCCACCACTTCCACCTGTCTATGGAGTACCTC ACCGGATATCCCTCGTTCTCGAACTGGAGGTCCAGGTTGCATGCATCGGCCACCGGGGATCGGGCCCCAGTCTTCCTTCTC GCGGGGATCGGGGAGCTGCGCCGTACG GTAGCACGTTGCTCGTCTTGTCTAgccctcctcctctcctGCAGCTGTTCCTCATCATCCAAGTTCCAACAAGATATTCTTGTTCAAGTGTTGTAACCTGTGGACTGTGTGGTGGTGGTTCTGATACCATTCTT ATCAAAAATCTCGACTATCCCCCAATCCAACCCTCTTTAGCCTTCAGTCCCGCAGCGGAAGCCTGTGCGCGCCTCGACGTCGATCACCAGACGACGGGCCAACTTTGCTTTTGGCATCTCCTTCCCGCTACTGA CAAGACAAGACATATATACAAAGCAAACATGTCCGTGGACGAGAAGAACCCTCAGGACTTTGAGAGCTCGGCCGCCTCGTCCGACTCTCGCGCTGATACGGGCAACATCGACGCCGCGTGGAAGTTCCTCAACGACCATCGCGATGCCGGCACCGACACAAGCTCCGTGGACATGAAGGCGCTCAGACGCAAGATCGACTGGCGCCTTGTCCCCCTCATGTTTCTCTGCTACACCATGCAGTTCCTGGACAAGGTCATTCTCAACGTGAGTCCTTCCACGTGGTCTTCCAAGATCTCTCTTCCCACTACAACCTCTCTCTCATCCAGCTCATGTTTGAGCGGCGTACTTGCTTTT TACGCCGCCGTCATGGGCTTGAGCAAGGACCTGAAGCTCGTCGGCAACGAGTTCTCCAACATTGCAACCTTCCTCTTTGTCGGTCTTCTTTGCTTTGAGGTTCCCAACAGTAAGCCTTACCCCATCTTATTCCCCATATCACCGGAAGAAAAGCAAGAAAAGAGAGACTCGAACGATGTGGAAACTCTGGAGACGCTTGGAGGGCGATGGAGGAACTCGAACGTTGGAGAGACACGAATCATCAAGACTCGGATCATGAGCA TCTACTTCCTCCAGATGGTCCCCGCGGCCAAGTGGTTGGGCCTCAACGTCATCCTCTGGGGCACCGCGACCGCCTGCGGTGCCGCCGCCCACAACTACCAGTCACTACTCGTCTCCCGTGTCTTCCTGGGTATCTTCGAGGCCACCATCGGCCCCTCCCTGATGCTCATCAGCGCCCAGTGGTACACCAAGTCCGAGCAGGCCCCGCGCTTCTCCTTCTGGTACCTGGGTCTCGGCCTCGGCCAGATCCTCGGCGGCGCCATCTCCTACAGCTTCCAGCACATCGCTCCCGGCGCGGGCCTCGCCGGCTGGCGCATCATGTTTGTCGTCCTCGGCTGCCTGACCGTCACCATCGGCATCTGCACCGTCCTCTTCGTCCCGGACACGCCCATGCAGGCCCGCTGGCTGAGCGACACCGAGAAGGTTGCCCTGCTGAAGCACGTCAGCGTCAACCAGACCGGTATCGAGAGCCGCAAGTTCCGCCCCAAGCAGATCCTCGAGGCTCTCATGGACCCCCAGATGTACCTCATGGTCGTCGCCGTCGTTCTC CTGTCCGTTTCCAGCGGTGTTGTCACGACCTACTCTGCCACTCTCATCCGCAACCTCGGCTACGACTCCAAGCACGCCGCTCTGATGAACATGCCTTCCGGTGTTGTGAGCATCTTCTTCACTCTTCTCGTCGGATACGGAATTCGTCACACGTCCAACCGGTGGGCTTGGATCGTCGCCTGCATCATCCCAGC CATCATTGGTGGCGCTCTGATGTCTTTCCTTCCCGTTAGCAACCGCTCTGGTTGCTTGGCCGGCATCTACCTCGTCAACGCCGTCGTTGCCCCCTTGACCGTCTTCTACGCCGTAAGTACACCTCCGAGTCGCGAGATGTTTGCGTCTCAAAAGACCGTAGACTACATG TGGACTGCCGCCAACTTTGGAGGTGCCACCAAGCGTGCCTTTGCTGCCGCCATCGTCTCCGGCTCCTTCTCGCTCGGCAACATCATCGGACCCCAGACCTTCCAGGCCAAGGACGCGCCCGAGTACCGCCCGGCCAAGATCGCCGTCATGGGCACCCAGGCCGGCTGCGCCGTCGTCACCCTGGCGCTGTACGCCTACTACCGCTACGAGAACAAGCGCCGCGGTGCCATCAAGCAGTCCGAGGACGCCTACATGGCCCCCGAGAACTGGCAGTCAATGACTGACAAGGAGAACAAGTC TATGCACAGAGCGCACAAAGTTCCGAGTTCTT ACCACGTATTTACCGACGACTACACGTTGCGCCGTCCGTGGGACTCTTTTTTGGTTTCAGACGAGTTGGGTCTTACGCGCCGATACAAACGACATAGCTTTTCAGCTTACATGCCCGTTACAGTTTCAGGCTACATTTATCTCGCCAACGGACGCTTTAGACTGGCTCTACGTCCGATGCTTTGCCTGCCCGTCCACCCGAGGTGGACGGGCAGAGGCAAC GCTGACTGGACGGCGTACGGCGCCACGGTTCACCAAGTCCGGTCATA TCTGTCGTGCGGGTCGCTCGGGAACCTTCCACCCACTTACCGGCGAAGCGTAAAgagaaaagagggaaaaaagggTGACAAAGGAGAAAACCCAAAAATCCATCGGAGGTCGGTGCTCACGGCCAACTCTAACAAACCAAGCCAAACCCAAGGCCTCTACGGCAAAGGCCCTAGAGACTTGGGCCTAAAGACGCATAGATTACCAAAAGAG TGGTATTCGCCTAGTCTGCTTGGTCAGATTGCGACCCTAGCCTCTAGAGTCTACTATGACATTTAG